The DNA region GGAGGACCAGGCCTCGAAGCGGCTCACGTCACTTCCACCCACATCTCCCTGACCCGCACCCGGTCATATGCCTCCACAGGCTGGGGAAGGCGGAGGGCGTGCGGGCACTTGATGAGCACCGAGTGTTTGCCAGCCTGCCAGTCGTTTCTCCCTAACGTTACCTGCACAGTAGATCACAGAAGATGTTGTCTTTCAATCTGATGGGCATCATGTTATCATTTCGATTTACCCTCATACGCTTTCCTTAGGCAACTGGCCTCAACCTTCTTCTGCTACGTTCACACTCAAGACacactccaggggcacctggggggctcagtcgttaagcgtctgccttcggctcaggtcatgatcccagggtcctgggatcgagtcctgcatcgggctccctgctcagtgggaagcctccttctccctctcccactccccctacttgtgttccctctctcactgtgtctctctctgtcaaataaaaaaatctttaaaaaaaaaaagacacactccAGGGGCTTGCCCAGATTTTCCCAGAGCCCAAAAAACATTTTGTGGGGAAGccctgagactttttttttttttttaagttttggctcttattcataaaaatatataaaggcatgtgagtaataatataaaattagcCGTGTAAAGATCTTTGCCAGCTGTGGTATGGAATGGATTGGCAGAGGTTCTGTGCAATTTCCTAAGCTCTCCGTAACTCCACCTCCACTCTCATTCAGGAAAACACATGccacatgggggaggggggctatAAGAAGCTTGCATCAGTTGCAGTTCTTTTCAAAACACAGTTTTGGAGGGAGGGGTCTCAATGTTTGATGCCTTCACTGTTCTTAGTAACCTTCGCCATAAATTATAATCTGCAGTGTTTTGTTCAGTAAAGGGCCTCATGGGCTAAATGAAAGGCTTGGAGGATGGGCGTACAAGGCACATGTGCTTGAATGGAGGGTTTATGTAAGAGTTGGGGCTGGCATTGCAGGGTGAGGTCAGACTGTAGAATGTCAGACTAAGAGGTGGCGAGGAATTTCATTCGGTAGCCAGTAAGGATCCTGTAAAGTTGGGAGGGCAAATCAGTTTTATCTCACAGGACAAGGCTAATGGATTGGTGCTGCAATGAGGTTTATGAGGCTACATCCCAGTCTCAGCTGAAGAGAGGACATTGactgattagtgatgtctgctcCGGGCACAGGACTGCTGAGTGGTGGTGGTGTGCGCCATGTATTTGCCAGCCCTCTAATGAAGCTTCTTAAGTGGGCTAAGCTATGAGAGTCAGAGTGATAAAGGGGGGCAGGGCCATCACTAACCTGGGAGACAGGAGACCCACGTAGTAGTTGGAGTTTTGTCTCCATCCACTGGTATGCCTTGGTCTCTCGGAGCCTGAATTTCTATAgataaaaaatgaggaagggTCGGTAAGAAAATTTCCAAGTGCTGACATTCTGCAGTGTTAGGACAAGAGCCATGTTTTTTCAGGGCCCACGGGGTGGTATACAGGACACATTTCTTTTGGACGTCCTGGACACCAGCTTCCACTTCGGGCCCTGACTGGGCAAAGCCTAGAGTTGGGGTCAGCTCCGACCTGGCCGAGGGCCCCAGGTTCAGTGTGAGAGGTGCTGGAAGTGCCTTCGCTGACAGGAAGGCCTGGGACTGTTCTCTGGGGCCCTGTATTTCATGCACCTGTTGGCTCTGGGATTTACCCAGGATGTTTTGCTCATAGGACTGAGCCGGCCCTGATAAAGTGACTCTCAAATGGGAGTAGAGAGTGTGTTCCCCCACATCCCCACAGAGCAAAACAGGGCTGAGGGGCAGCCCGGGTCTGTCCCAGGCGGAGCTGATGCCCTGAGAGTCTGTGGCAGCCCCATCCCCACCAGGCTGGCCCTCAGCCCTCTGGTCCACCTCGTGGCGGTGGCCCACAGCTTCTCACAAGCTCTTGGATGTCCATTGCCGCTCAGGTGAGACACACCTTTACCTTTGGCTGCTTCTCCAATGTCTCTGTCTTGGCTGAGGCTGGGCACATGCCCATAAGGAGGTCCTAGAGGGGTTTGTTCTTGGGAGAGGAAGCTGGAGTGCTGGAATGTGAGCAAGCTTGAGGAATAAGGATGGCCCCGAGCTGCGCAGGGGACCATCAGCCAGATACTCATTCACTTCCTCACTCTTCTTCCTTCACTCACTGGTTTGTCCAACAGCCCCTAGGCATTTACTCTTCTATCAGACACTGAGCTTCCCACAGAGCCCCCCATCCGGACTCTTGCCCTCTCTCAGCTCCTCTTCTCGTCGTGGCTCTTCCTCTGATGGAACAGCGGTGGGAGCAGGGCCTACTCCCGCTGAGGCCCAGCCCCCACTGTGCTCTGGGCCCCAGCACGTGAGGGGAGTGGAGTTTTGCTGCCTGATGCAATGTCTGGCAGGGCCTGTCCCTTATCAGAGCTCCATTCCCAGCAGACTCTGGGACCCCACCTTCCCttaggggaggaaggggcaggctgGGAGGCATCCAAGTAGAAAACTGTTGTCTAGTGAGGGCCCCCTCGCTGGGCGGGAGGGAGGCCTGGCTAGAAAGGCCCCCGAGGGGAGAGGAGGGTAGAGAGGCCAGTGCCTAGAGTTGGGGCCTTAGCCCAGCCCACTTTCTTTTCAGTATTCCCTCACTCAGATTTGTCTGGGATACCCTTGGTGGTTTCCTGCCCTCCCATCATTAGCACATCGCTGTAGAGGCTTGAACTGAAAGCCCCAGGGCTTCGTTTCTTCATCCTCAAAATGACATCCCAGATTGATAGTGATAATTCAAGAGACTGATGTATGTAGGGGCGCccaggtggttcagtcgttaagcgtctgccttcagctcgggtcgtggtcctggggtcctgggatcgagccccacatcagactccccactgcttctccctctccctctgctgctccccctccttgtgctggctctctctgtcaataagtaaaatcttttaaaagtgagagagagagactgatgtATGTGAAGCCCCAAGTGTGAAGTTTTGCCCATAGGACGCACTCGTAGTATTTGCCTGTAGTCCACCCTGGGGCGTATACTCAGAGCACACACCCAGAGGGCACAATCATAGCACACACATGATTCGCTCGTCTAGGGAACAAGcgctttttcttcttcatatatcCCATCAACTTAGAATGAGTGAGCACCTCCCGCTGGGCCGGATGCTTTGGTAAAGGAtccattcattccacaagtattctggagcacctgctctgtgcccggGACACACACAGTAGGGCTCGGGGATTCTGGGCACAGAGTACAGAGGTGGAACAGACGGACGAAGCTCTCCTCTCATGGAACCTACACAGCAGTGGCTGAATTAGGCAAGAAACCAGTACATTTCCATCcaggaaggaaataaagcagGATGCTAGGAACGGaagtgatgggggaggggagatggtcaGCGTGAGGCTGATGGTCAGGGCAGGGCTCCAGGGGAGGGCTCCAGAGCTGAGCACTGGGGATGCCTGGGCCACAGGGAGCTGTCCCACCCCTGCTACATCCCGGCAGAGCTGGGCTGGCGTGCTTCTGGCCTTCTTCCCCATTGGCCCTAGTGCCCTGGAAATGGGACCTTGGCTGGCATCCCACCTTTTCCTTTGGCTGTCACATCACTTGCTGGATGGCAGGGGAGAAAATGTATCGAGTACTCCCCTGGGAGGCAGCATCTGCCAAGAGAAGGAAACGATGTTTCATTCTTCCCCTGAGCTAAGCAAGGGTGCATCCTGGGTTTTGGGAGGGAGTAGCACAAAGGTTTGACTAGTGTTGACCGATGTCACAGACCCACTTCTTACAGAGGGCCTCTGCTGGGAGCTTTGCCAGGTGACCCCCATCCTTACCCCATCTTCCTCCCTGGTGACCCTGTGACCTCCTGGCCCTTGtggccctctcccacctcccgGGTCTGAGGACCTCCCACATTCCCCTTGGGACCTCTAAACCTCCCTCACCTGCCTGCCCAGCATCTGCTGGGCTTCCAGAGCTAAAGTGAAGGGCAGCCTgctgggacagggagaaggcGCCACCAGCCTGCCTTGTGTTTCATGTCAGAGTTTTCACCATCGCTTCTTCCTTTTAGGGCAGTGCCGGGAAGGTTCTTAGGAACCCTGTATTATTCAGGGGGGTGAGGGGACTGGGATGGCaactcaaaaatagaaacaatgcttgcaagggaggggaggagaaggtgcAGGAGCTCATCATCGAGGCAGCCGAACTTCTAATCTTACTAAAGACTCAGAAGGGAGAGGACAGTGCGGGcaactccccccacccacccctgcctttTCACCTCTCTTGTAGTTAATGAACACTTACCATGTCCTAGATATTATTCCTCACAGCAACCTTATGTGCAGGTTATTCATCCtataggtaaagaaactgaggcccagagaagttaagtcactCCTACAAGGTTACACAGCATGGTAGACATGCAGAAAGGACTAGAACCCAGGACTCCTGGTCCCAGCTCCTTTTGCTTCCCTCACATCATCAGACACAGGCAACTCTCAGCCAAGAGACAAGAGGGCAGAAAGTCAGGATTTCAATCCCTTTTGCTCTGCAGACTCAGCTTTGAATCTCACCCTTCCAGAGAGACAGACGGCCTCACACTCCACAGGGTGTGAGGAGCATGGCTCTGCCCATCATTCTGCAAACTCACGCTGACAGCCTGCCAGGCACTGAGCCAGGTGCCAGCTTTGACAGGTTTGCTCACTCGTGGTTTGTTGGGCAGCTGGTATATGCTGGGTGCTGTTCTAGACGCTAGTCCCTACTTCAGGGGGCTCAGtctgggaagggaaggcagacagACCATAAGCTGGAAAGCCCAACCATATATGCTACAGCGGGGGTGACTGGGGAGCACTGAGAGCCTCGAATGACCTGGATCTTGGAGGGATGATGAGGGCTGCTGCTGGGGGaaacttggacaagttatttaacccctcaacctcagtttcctcgtctgtaaaatgggatagcTGCCACCTAATGGGACTTCTGTAAGGATCTGatgaggaaatgcaaatcaagtgCTTAGCatggcacctggcacagagtagtaagcactcaataaatctcAGCTACCAGATCATTCCAGTTGGCCCTTCCAACCCGAGtgtcagctccatgagggcatGGATCAGCTGTGCttgctcactgctgtatccccagtgcctagaccAGAGGCTGGCACAGAGTGGGTTCTCAGGAAGCAGCTGTTTCATGAGTATGTGGGGAAAGGCCCAGAAGAATTAGGAAGGGGCAGGAATATTCCAGTTGCCCTGGAGCTGGCCCTGCAGGCCTCCTCCCTCTGAGCCCATCCTCAATCACCCACACTCAGGAAGCCTCACCACCCCTCTGCCCTGCACAGCCGGGTCCCACCACTCAGCTGCCAGCTTACACACCTGCCTGCTCGTATTGCAGAGCCCCTGGCCCACTGCTTTCCCCAGAGGACAGATGTTCTGGCTCTCCCTCTAGCCACTTCCATTTGTGTGATGAAGGTGCAACCCTGGGAcctgccttcctgccctcctACTCCCTCATGTGGACGTCAGCTGCTTCCCGTGGGAAAATCCATCTTTTCCAGAAAGAGAGATGATCCTGGGTGCACTGCACCAGGTCACAAGACTTTTCCACACTTGGAGCGATAGTATCCCATGAATGACGGTCCTTATGGAGAAGGGATAGACTTTtggacggcgggggagggggttgtaCTGGAATCTGGGGCCCATGACAtggacaggtgtgtgtgtgatggtGCGGATGAATGCAAGAAATGGGCTCCTCAGGCAATGCTGTATTTgctcagcttttaaaaatgtatacatcttCCGTTGAGGGTcatctatttatccattctgtcGTTTGGCAGCCATGCTCACGTGTGTCCTATGTGCCTGGCCCGTGCTAAAGAATAATGAGGTGCCTGGACAAACTCCCTTACTCCACAAAGGGATGATCAGCATTGAACAAATCATTGTAAGTGGGCTCACCTTAGGACAGTCTCAGATGCTAATAGGAGTCTTTCACGGTGGTGGGGCCAGGGGAACCCTAACCTAGCCAGGAGGAGGCTGCTCCAGGAGGCTGAGATGTGAAGGCTGAGGCCATGTGAAGGATTTTGGAAGGACCCAAGTGAAggatctaatatatatatttaggttatTCACATCAACACTTACAGATCCATCTCCATCATTTTTGTTTAGGTATTTGTAGTCTTTTGCTATTGCAAACATTTATAGTGCAAGGAACATTCTTTTCTGTGTACTTGCCCTTGAGTTACATGTGAGGTCAAAGGATAAGTTGATGGAAGTGGGATGAATGAATCTAAGGGCTGATTAGCATTTTAAATGACCTGATTTCACCTCATCCATTGGGAGAGTGGGTCTGGGATCTGGCTGCTGAGCAGGGCCACAACCCTCAAAAGTTGGGTGGGAAAACTCTTCATTCCTCACCTCCAGACAAGGGTGTCCTGATGACCGGTCTCTTCACAGGACGAGCGTGTCCCCCACCTGAAGACGACGAGCCAGGTCCTGAGTGATGCTCCTGAGCTGAGGGCCCATGGCCCCACCCTTCCCCATGGAGAAAGGACTCGCTTTACCCCAGGACTGCCGGGACTTTCTGCACAGCCTGAGGATGAGGAGCAAATATGCCCTTTTCCTGgcttttgtggtggtggtttttgtcttcattgaaaaggaaaataaaatcatatcaagGTGAGGGATGCAAGCGCAAAAGTCTTCCTTAtcagggaggggtgggtggggcagagaggtAGCTATAGGGCTCTTTGTGGACGTACAAAGGCAGTCCTTCAACCAGTAATCATGAGGCCCCTCCTGTGCCCGGGGAAGTGGTCCAGCCCACGCCCCCAGGAATGCACAGGGGTGACACTTGGGCTCTGGACTCAGGTAGCCTGGGCTGGAATCTTGATTCCGGTCCTTTGTAGCTGTGACAGCTTGGACAAATTCACTTTTCTGTGTCCCAagttcctcttctataaaatacgGCTAACAATGGGGCTTTCCTTATAGATTAAATTaggaaatgtaaaacatttagctcagtgcctggcatgcagttgGTATTAAGTACTTGCTGACCatggcttttattattaatttatttcttggCTAGGATGATGCCTCACATTAACAGCACATGTGCTATACCAGCCTGAAGCCATGGGTGAGGGTGAGCCCATGGAAAGGCAGGGTCCTGGTACACGCACCCTGGTGGGCAGGGCTTTCATGTGCAGCTGTCTAGGTTGTATACTGCTAAATTCCAGGGGTGTGCACTCACCTCAGCTACACTGGGAATGCTGCCCCCTGAAATTGGCAATGTACCATTGTGTGCAGTGGCTCTTCTGCTGAGCCTGCTAGACACAGAAAGTTTTTAGACATGCTCTCCCAGCGCAACACCCTACAAGGAAGCAGCCACCATGGATAGATTAGGAACTGGgctgtgtggcaggcactgtgtCACTGCCCCACCTGGGTTCCTCAGCATGGACTGTTCCAGTTCGTGCCCACAGGGTTCTACTACAAGCCCCTGCAGGTCTCCACCAGAGAGCTTTCTCTCGACGTGCACACCGGCAAGCTAGGAATCCAGGGAGTAAATGCCTCTGGGAGCAGCCCTCAGCCAGGGCCAGCTGGAGCTTTCCTGTCCCCTGGGCGAGAGAATCCTCCAGGGTGTTCTACACTGTCTCCCAGGATGCCCCAGGGGGGTTGGTTTGCCCATAGGGACACCCTGCTCACCCTTTATAgacctctttttctccccacctcGTTTCCTACCTCTATGCCAGTTTTTCCTGTGATCAtgtcccaaataaactacttaacACTCAGATCCTTGCCTCGAAGTCAGCTTCTGGGGAAAGCCAGCTAACACAGGCTCTGGGTGATCGGCCAGGGGAGGCTGCTTAGGGGTGCACAAGGGATGGAGTCCCCAGTCACTCACTGATTCCGATTTCCCTTTGTCCTCCTAGGGTGTCAGACAAGCTGAAGCAGATCCCACAGCCCCTGGTAGATGCCAACGGCACCGACCCAGCCCTGTTCTTGGCCGACAATGCGTCCCTCTTGTCCCTGAGTGAGCTCGATTCGGCCTTCACCCAGCTGCAGGGTCGCCTGCGAAACCTCAGTCTGCAGCTGGGTGTCGAGGCAGCAGGGGAGGCCGGGGCGGAGGCAGAGGCCGGGGCCGGGGAAGAGGCGCCACCGTCACCCCCGGGGGCCCCGCCGCCGCGGCGCCACGTGCTCCTCATGGCCACCACCCGCACCGGCTCCTCGTTCGTGGGCGAGTTCTTCAACCAGCAGGGCAACATCTTCTACCTCTTCGAGCCGCTGTGGCACATCGAGCGCACGGTGTCCTTCGAGTCGGGAGGCGCCAGCGCCGCCGGCTCGGCCCTGGTCTACCGCGACGTGCTCAAGCAGCTGTTCCTGTGCGACCTGTACGTGCTGGAGCACTTCATCAGCCCCCTGCCCGAGGACCACCTGACCCAGTTCATGTTCCGCCGCGGCTCCAGCCGCTCGCTGTGCGAGGAGCCCGTGTGCACGCCCTTGGTCAAGAAGGGCTTCGAGAAGTATCACTGCAAGAACCGCCGCTGCGGGCCGCTCAACGTGACGCTGGCCGCCGAGGCCTGCCGCCGCAAGGAGCACATGGCCCTCAAGGCCGTGCGCATCCGGCAGCTGGAGTTCCTGCAGCCGCTGGCCGAGGACCCCCGGCTGGACCTGCGCGTCATCCAGCTGGTGCGGGACCCGCGGGCCGTGCTGGCCTCCCGCATGGTGGCCTTCGCCGGCAAGTACGAGGGCTGGAAGAAGTGGCTGGCCGAGGGGCAGGCgcggctgggggaggaggaggtgcagCGGCTGCGGGGCAACTGCGAGAGCATCCGGCTGTCGGCTGAGCTGGGCCTGCGGCAGCCCGCCTGGCTGCGCGGCCGCTACATGCTGGTGCGCTATGAGGACGTGGCGCGCTGGCCGCTGCGCAAGGCGCGCGAGATGTACCGCTTCGCCGGCATCCCCCTGACGGCGCAGGTGGAGGACTGGATCCAGAGGAACACGCAGGCGGCCCAGGACGGCAGCGGCATCTACTCCACGCAGAAGAACTCCTCGGAGCAGTTCGAGAAGTGGCGCTTCAGCATGCCCTTCAAGCTGGCGCAGGTGGTGCAGGCCGCCTGCGGCCCCGCCATGCACCTCTTCGGCTACCGGCTGGCCCGGGACGCCGCCGCCCTCACCAACCGCTCCGTCAGCCTGCTGGAGGAGCGCGGAACCTTCTGGGTCACGTAGGCGGCCCCGGGCCCGCGCGCACCCCGCCTTGTGAAAGGCCCACCCTTGCCATCCCGCCGGGCCGCGCGATGCTGGCTCCCGCGGAGGGCGGGCGGCCTGGGGTAGTAGCACTAGGGGCCCCGGCCAGCTAGCTCCCCGCCGCcgcagcctggggcctggggtctgTCACCCAGAGCCGGACAGCGCCTGTCCCGTGAGGGCCGCCAGGCCCGGACCTAAGGGGCTGCGGTCTCCTGAGCAGCCCCACGCAGGCCCAGAACTATCAacaagcctctctctctctctctctctctctctctcatgaaacACCCATAAATGCCTGCAGACCCTGTGGGCCAGAGTCCCAGTGTTGAACCAGAAGGGGCTGTGGGCCCGGACCAGTCACAGCCGACCACCTGCTGTACTCAGCGGTCATCTTTCAGTTTCTGGATTTCTACGCAATCCAGTGTGGAATCCGCATGGATCCCTGGGGAGGGACTGGAATAGCCCAGAATGTCAGAGGATGGCATTTGGGGCTTTTCAACCAAGAATGATTCAGTATTTTCATAAGTGGAGGAGCCGTGCTGGTTACTGATGAAATCAGCCCTGCACAGAACCATAGAACACACGTACGTGTGTGAAGACAAGGCCTCTGTGTACACCACACACAGACCCAAACAATGTAGAAACCCAAATCCACACACGCATACACAGGCAAGCTTCCCTGTTGCTTCATGCCCACGGGATTTAACTATCGCACACCTCAAGAGGAGactttcattacatttttagaattatttgaggTTGGGGAAGGAAACACGGTCACGGACCATGACCCTGTTCCCGACCAGGTTTGGGACTGAATGGTAGACACAGAAGGGCCGAGTCTGCGGCCCCTGTCCGCCTTGGTTTCTCCTGGCTACCTCCTCTGGCCTATTCGCATCCTCCCTGCTGGCAGGCAGGATGTTTTGAAATGGTGTGGCCAACCCTCGCATGACTACAGCCCAAATGCCCCGTCCCAGCTGGGCTGGCTCCCTGAGACATGTCCCTGTGTGAAGACTGCCTCGGGCCTGACTGGAGGCAAAAGGCAGCTGACAAGTCCTGCCACTTTCAGCCAGGCCTCCTGTGGGGCAGGGCCCAGAAGAGAGTGCGGAGTGCTCTTGGGGGAGAAGTCACATCAAGATACCCCCCTCCCCTGAGAAGACAGGGAACAGAGGTTGGTCACCATGGTTACATGGTTAGTGTCTGAGAATTCCAACTTTTAGGGCTCTGGGAAGAATGTTGCTCCACTTGGGATAGGCTGggtgttttgtttgggttttttaaaaaaaaaaagttatagtttGGTATCTTGTTTTGTGgctatgttttttatttcctttctgcaGGAGTGCAGCTCAGAAGCAATCTGGGCttgagggggctgggaggaccaGCAGGGAGCACTCTGGCTCCTGCCgttgggagaggaggaggaggaaggatcaGAGCCTAGGCGGCCACATGGCAGTCTGCGGTGCCCCACGGGCTTTGCTGTGTGTCCAGAAGCAACATAAATTAGTAGCTCTCGCCCTCTCCCCAAGACGAGGCCAGATTTGAACATCTCTTCCAGGTCCGAATGCATTTCCTGGGGGGTCAGGGGCCTATGGCCAGGCAGCAAATGTCCCCAAACTGGGGAGCAGAACTCAGTCCCCCTCAGAACTTGAAGAGCTGCACGACGAGTTCACAGGGCTGTTTCTGATTTCCTGGACAACTTCTCTGTCAGATCTGTCCTGTTGTCAAACCCAGAGGGCTGAGTTTCGGTTTGAGTAATACGGACACAAGGGAAATAGAGGATCTGAGTCCAGCTGGTGCTGCCACAGGGAGTGTGTCCTGGCCAGAAGTTGCTGTTTGAGACGATGAGGACCGTAGCCATTTTGTGGGGTCTGT from Neomonachus schauinslandi chromosome 6, ASM220157v2, whole genome shotgun sequence includes:
- the CHST3 gene encoding carbohydrate sulfotransferase 3, whose translation is MAPPFPMEKGLALPQDCRDFLHSLRMRSKYALFLAFVVVVFVFIEKENKIISRVSDKLKQIPQPLVDANGTDPALFLADNASLLSLSELDSAFTQLQGRLRNLSLQLGVEAAGEAGAEAEAGAGEEAPPSPPGAPPPRRHVLLMATTRTGSSFVGEFFNQQGNIFYLFEPLWHIERTVSFESGGASAAGSALVYRDVLKQLFLCDLYVLEHFISPLPEDHLTQFMFRRGSSRSLCEEPVCTPLVKKGFEKYHCKNRRCGPLNVTLAAEACRRKEHMALKAVRIRQLEFLQPLAEDPRLDLRVIQLVRDPRAVLASRMVAFAGKYEGWKKWLAEGQARLGEEEVQRLRGNCESIRLSAELGLRQPAWLRGRYMLVRYEDVARWPLRKAREMYRFAGIPLTAQVEDWIQRNTQAAQDGSGIYSTQKNSSEQFEKWRFSMPFKLAQVVQAACGPAMHLFGYRLARDAAALTNRSVSLLEERGTFWVT